ACCGCCCTACCTGGCTTACAACCTTAGTTATGTGTTTAATCAAACACATTCAAATGCTATTTAGTCTTTCTAAGTTACCCGGGGCAGCTACCCCCCACTACGGCTCAAACCACTTAAAAAATTCCCATTAGGAATTATCATAAGAGCTTCCTGCATGCTTTAGGCATGCTCAATATTACTTCAAAATGAGAATACAGTATCACTGATGCTTACTATCCTAATGAAACTGAATGAAAACTAATATCCTAATATTTGCATGCTAAAAGCCATAAAGTAGGCCAGATGTTATATGATTCCACTTATATAAGGTACTAGAGAGTAGTCACACAAAGGAAGTAGAATGGTGGGGGCCAGAGAATGGGGTAAGTGTGAGGTCACTGTTAAATGTGTAGCCTCAgtttgagaaaatgaaaacatttctggaaaaaaaaatgctagggAGGGTTTGTAATTGTGAATGTACTTGGAACAAGACACTTAAAGATGCTTAAATGGGACTGGGAGTATAGCTCAATTAGTAGAGCTTCTCTTTCCTTCAATCCTCTAGCAAGTAAAAAGCCCAGAGTTCCATCCTTAGCACTTTATAAACtgggtcattcttggctacatagtgagttcaaggcaaattTGGCCTACATAAaatactgtcttaaaaataaataaaaaagtaaaagggtGAATATCGTGATAGGTATTTTTGCATGCACAGGTGGCCAGCCTTGTAATCACTGAAATGTAGTTTGTATAGGTTATTTTGTTGATCTTTTAGCTAATgtgactgtcttagggtttttatggctatgaagagacaccatgaccatagcaactcttatatttttggttttgagtctagcctttaatggctgagccatctgtctagcccaatagcaattcttataaagaaaaatatttaactgggtggtttacagttcagaggttcagtccattattaacATGGTAGGACATGGCatcatgcaagcagacatggtgctggagaggtatctGCGAGTTCTTTATTCTTGCactggcaacaggaagtgaactgagacactgggtgataTCTCAAGCacagacctcaaagtctgcctccacagtaaTGTACTCCagcaacaaggccatacctactcaaTAAAACTATACCTCCTAAACAGTGctattccctatgagcttatggaggccagttacattcaaactaccacactgtgAAAGCCACATACTTAAAGTGCTTTAGAATGAAGCCACACTACATACTTTCTGAAGTTACTGTGCTTACCAAATGGTATCATAGGCTTTTACCCACCATCAAGTCAATTTAACTAGTGAACTATTTATAGTACTTCATCCTTCTGAATATACCAGGTTCAATTCAACAGCGATGGACTCAAGTGAGACTAAAAACCATGAAATCACAAAGGAATTCACTAGATTGCACAATTACTTAAAGAGAAAGGTTAATATTAATTATGGggaaaatttaaatgacaaagaaaaaatttaaatgtatgcaCAAGATGTGAATGTGGAAAATGTCCTCACCAAGTTTTTGGAAAACCTGGAGCAGTCTTAGGAGTAATCCAGAATGGCTACTCTGGTCTCTGTGGATGAGGATAATGGAGAAGCCATTTGGCTAACTATGGGTTGAGGCTGGGATCTTGTGTCAAAACCTTAGATGGGAAATAGCAGGTTTTAAAATCACAAGTTGGCAATGTGTTCAGTGTTCCACAGCCTTACCCAACACTGGTAGAAAGGCTGGCCAAGAGCTCAGAAAAGCCAGTGAAAACTAATCAACtcctcaaacaaaaacaactaacttTTACTATGAAAAAGGTCACCAAGGAGACAGTTAAAGTACAAagttctgtttctgcttctgatgacaacagaaaaaaaaatgtctagatcagtgattcttaacctgtgggttgcaaccccatAGGGAGTCAAACGACCCCTTTCATAGAgcttacatatcagatatttacaattcatagcagtagcaaaattagttatgaagtagcaacaaaaacaattttacgGTTTGGGGTtgccacaacacgaggaactatattaaagggtctcagcattaggaaggttgaggaccactgctctagactTTGAGTTCTGATCTTCCTGAGGAGCACCAGATCACATACCTCCCCGTGAACGGAGTACCCCTTATGATTATGAATGAGGAGAAAGAGCTTGAGATGGTGCAGATCCCAGACTCCCCTTTGCCTGTGAAGATGCTCTTTCTTCCATGGGAATCAATCTGTTGCAGTCTTCTTCCAGTGCTCTCTCTACCCTGGATGTTGAACTACCACCTATTATGATGCAAATACTTAAGCTTCTTACTCCTTTAcaatttgtgtatgtatatgttgcaATAaaggtgatggtggtacacacctttaatcccaggattcgggaggcagaagcaagtggatctctgtgagttcaaggccagcttggtctacagagtgagttccaggacagtcagggctacacagagaagccctatcttgaaaaaaaggCCAGATTCaacctgaatttaaaaaaaaaaaaaggcaaaaaacaaactaaaaaccaaaccaaaccaaaaaaatacaaaaaaaaaaaaaacccaaatcacaaAAGGTAAGCCAGATAAAATACTTGTGATGCAAATAACTGGAAATCAGCAACCAACAGCAACCTATTAGAGTAGTAAACAAAGATAACAAATAGGCAAGACACAGCGGAGAAGCCAAGAGGCCAATAGGCACATGGGAACATAATCTTATTACTAATAAGGGaatgtaaacaaaaaaaatttcatgCCTGATActtataaaagggaaaaaatgtctGAATATAAATTAAGATAGCCACTTAAGTTGAAGATTCTTTTTCCTACGAGGCAACAATTGCAAAttttggtaaaaacaaaacaaaacagagaccaaGAAGTGATATTACAAAGAATGTGGGCATATGGATGAAGAAGAAaggttattttaaataaatggtaaCAGCAGTGTTGGGAACATGAATATGATGTTAACACAGAGTGCTTATAGTAGATGATGAGAATGACAATTTCTTGTTTGCTGGTACGAACAATGCTTTTTTATGTTTGTAAGAAATATTAGCTACTATTTTTAAAACCCATAATTTATATGTTGGGGAAAAACAATAATTGATCTTCTATTGAATTTCTTACCAGATTTGCTTACTAAAAACTCCTAATACAATTTTCAGACCTGAAAGTCAATAAAAAACATGGTTGACTCACATCAATTGCTTCCCTATATGTTACCTAGTACTCAATTATATGTTGTTTTATGGCAGGTGAAGAAACAATGTTTGGCTATGAGGcagtcttttaaaatatcacaCCAGAAGAAATAAGTAAGCTGTCATTGTCACCATTGACTCTGTGCACTGACTATGTGCTAACCTTATCCTCACTGCAGTAATGTTATTATTTCTCTAAGATgtcctttttttctccatctctgtaCTAACTTATCGTTTACTAACTACAGAATATGcattcaaacatttttttaaaagttctttctcTCAAAGAGTTCACTGTCTAATAGGAAGAAAAGATATATGGACACAAGAAGCACTTTAATAGTGTTTAGAGACTTGACAGATCTTGTTAGATATAGGCaaggcctttggcaaaatccaacatgccttcatgataaaagtcctggagagactgGGGATACAAGGCATACATAAACTTAATAAAGGCAATTTTAACACGTCCGTAGCCAATATCAGCTTAAATgggggagaaactcaaagcaagtccactaaaatcagtaacaagacaaggatgtccactctctgcTTACCTATAAAATAGAGttcttgaagtcttagctagagcaataagacaactgaaggaaatcaagggaacACAAATTGGGAAGGGAGAAGTTAAAGTATTGTTATTTGCAGTTGATACGATAATATACAAAGTGGCCCTAAAATTctcaccagggaactcctacactgataaacactttcagcaaagtggcctAGATTCtagtttaactaaaaaaaaataaaaataaaaaaaatcagtagcttttctatatacaaatgacaaatggattgagaaagaaatcaaggaaacaatatctttcacaatagcctcaaataatataaaagtatcttggggtaaccctaaccaagcAAGTGGAAGACTTGCATGATAAAAACCTTCAAGAcgtagaagaaagaaattaaagaagacatcagaagatagaaagatctcccatgttcatggattgctaggattaacatagtaaaaatggccattaccaaaagcaatctacagattcaatgtaatcctcattaaaattccaacacaattctttaaatggaaaaacaaaaacccaggacacctaaaacaatcctgaacaataaaagaactgctggagtcCCCACAATTCCCAATTTCAAGTtttactacagagctacagtaataaaaaccacatggtactggcataaaacagacacattgatcaatggaatcaaatactagacccagacataaatccacacacccactgacacctgatttttgatattggaaaaaagacagcaacttcaacaaatggtgctggtctaactggatgtcagcaagagccagaggggatggaggacacgaTGAGAAAAAGGCCCTCTGGAGCAACTAAGCAAAGTGCATATGagcacagagactgagcagaaaACACAGGGCCTACTAggcctgcaccaggtcctctgcgcATGTATTATAGCTATTAGTATTTTATGGGGCTTCTCAGTGTGAGAATGAGTGAGTTTCTGACTCTTGAGTCCATCTGTTCTTGGGACTCTTCCTCCTGTTAGATTTCCATGTCCAATTTTGATTTGATAGTTTTGCTTcgtcttgttatattttattttgtcatgtttgattgttatcttttaaaagtctgctcttttctaatgagacaaAAAGAGAGTAGATCcagagggaaggggaggtggggaagaactggGAAGCGTAGAGGgaagaaaactataatcagaTATACTGTACAAAAtagaatctattttctttttttgttgttgtttttttcgagacagggtttctctgtggctttgaaggctgtcctggaactagctcttgtagaccagactggtctcgaactcacagagatctgcctgcctttgcctctgcctctgcctctgcctcctgagtgctgggatataaggcgtgtgccaccaatgcccagaagtTCTTGCTCTTAAAGAGTTCACTATCTAGTAGGAAGAAAAGATACATGAATGCAAGCCCTTTGGTCTGAGATGTAAACACTTCAATAGTGTTTAAAGGTCTGAGACATGTCAGGGAGCTGTAAGATGAGGTGCACACAGAAGATGGTGAACAGATGCCATGTGAGAATACTAAGAAAACACCTTTTGAGGAGCCGAGAGACCACTCAGCAGTCAAGAACAATTATTGCTCTCTGAGAGAagctaggtttggttcccagcacatacataaTGGCTCACAGCCAGTTCCAGAAggtccaacacccttttctgaactccactggcatcagacacacatgtggtgtatGTTCATATATTCTggcaaatacacataaaatcaaataaaccttaaaaaatcaaaaaagaaaaagaaaatccttttaAAAGGAGGAAGACTAGGTACCATCTACAGGATgagatgtcctctgacctgttCTCAGTAACTCTCCTAAGACTAAAAGGTCACATGGGCAAGTCATCCAGTAGTTCAAATAGTCAAACAAAACAGAtgtatgaaaatttaatttatggacaaaatcaaaataaatgatcTTTAAACTTCTTTCTAGAACTAAAATTCTGATTTATGGATTTATGGCTCTTCAAACTCAAAGGTACATCACAAAATATTCAGTATACCAACAAAAAAAGTAATGCCAAGAGTTTATGCAATTGAATTCTGCTATTTCTAAAAAACTGTTCAAATAATTACTAATCTGACCACCAGTAAAATTTCCACAGGAGCCAGGACCCTTCTCTCAGAGTTGGAACAATTTTCTCCCCTATAAACCTTGACTTTCAAAGAATCAAATGTTTTGTGGTAATGCTTTAAGTTTATAatatggaaatgtaaatcatcttttaaaatgaaaatctcgccaggcagtggtggtacacaccttaatccaagcactcgggaggcagaggcaggtggatggatctctgtgagttacaggtaagcctgttctacaaagctacacagagaaaccctgtctcgaaaaacaaaaacataaaaacaaataaaatgaaaatctacaCAAATATGTGTATTATATACTTACTACAATACACATGCTTATCAATCATCTTCACTTTAAAACTTTAATGTACATGCTTAAAGTTCATGaggaattagaaagaaaacaacagatgATTACTTTTTATAGTAACCCTCTTTTCACTATCACACATTCTGAGAATTATAACAAGGGTTCCCTTACCTGGTATGGACATGGAATATGATATTCTCTGCAGCGTTCCTGTATCCATGTTGTTTCCCAGATGCCACGGTAAGCTTGCTCATAAAAGTAACATCCAATTACAACCAAGAGTGGTACAAGGTAAAGAATGCTGAAAACACCAATCCGGATCATGAACTTCACTAACTTatcttggttttccttttctaatgGGATCTCAATCCGAACTCTGTTTAGAGATATAATGCCGGCTAAGAGGAGAGAAACCCCAACTACCACATACAGGCAGAGGGGAGCGAGAACGAAATATCTTAATGCATCAACATCGTAGAGGCCGACAAAACACACGCCACTAATATTGTCACCTTCAATTTTATTCATCGCTAAAAGGATGATAGTTAGTGTTCCAGGGATGCCCCAGGCACTGGCATGAAACAGCAATGCTTTCTTCTCAATAGCTTCACTACCCCACTTTGGCACAGCTGCTAAAAACCATGTGATGGTAAGAATTACCCACCATACACTGCCAGCCATAGTGAAAAAATAGAGTACCATAAAAAGCATGGTACAGGCTTTATTGTGAGATccttgtgtcactgtggaagccTTATACTGTGCAGGGCTAGATGCATTGCAGGCTACTCGATCCTCAAGCAAAAAGCCAATGAAGAAAATCAATGACACCATCATGTAGCAGACCGCATAAAATATGATAGGCCTTTCAGGGTAACGGAATCTTGTGACGTCAATCAAAAAGGTTAAAAAAGTAAACAACGTGGCAGAGAGGCAAATGATTGAAATCAGTCCTATGAAATAGCGAGCAAATGACAGTTCTTCTCTCCTAAAGTACATATTGGGACATGGTGGTGAACAATCTCGAACATGCAGAAAGGAATAGCCAAGATCTGGATCAATTTTCAACTCTCGGGGACACCAAAAACCGTAATCTCTCTGTACTGCAACTGGGGCGCCTTCAGTTGGATCTCCAACTAAATTCAAATCCACAAGTCGGGGATATGGCTCATCACAATCTGGAaacctaaaaaaataaagatgataacCATATTTACTTCCGGGTAAAGTTGCTGTCACTTAGCAATTTCAAATTCTAAATTTAGCATCTGTAATCTCATCTATTCCCATCACTtgggataaataaaaataaagaaaatgaggctggagagatggatcactggttaagaaccctggctgcatttccagaggacatgggttcaatttccagcacccacatggcagctcacaactgtctataactccagttccagggcttctaataccatcacacagacatacatgaatgcaaaacacccatgaacataaaataaaaataaattgtatctttaaaaaagtcttcaaaaaacgttgaaatgaaagaaaatggcatgtTCTGGGGAGGCTTCAAGCAGATTTTAAATGACagtcttaaaattaaatttgttttaccTTCAAAATCAGCACTCCATTAAAACAGTCAAACCagccatcaaaaaaaaaaaaaa
The Cricetulus griseus strain 17A/GY chromosome 1 unlocalized genomic scaffold, alternate assembly CriGri-PICRH-1.0 chr1_1, whole genome shotgun sequence genome window above contains:
- the Fzd3 gene encoding frizzled-3 isoform X2; translation: MQFPDCDEPYPRLVDLNLVGDPTEGAPVAVQRDYGFWCPRELKIDPDLGYSFLHVRDCSPPCPNMYFRREELSFARYFIGLISIICLSATLFTFLTFLIDVTRFRYPERPIIFYAVCYMMVSLIFFIGFLLEDRVACNASSPAQYKASTVTQGSHNKACTMLFMVLYFFTMAGSVWWVILTITWFLAAVPKWGSEAIEKKALLFHASAWGIPGTLTIILLAMNKIEGDNISGVCFVGLYDVDALRYFVLAPLCLYVVVGVSLLLAGIISLNRVRIEIPLEKENQDKLVKFMIRIGVFSILYLVPLLVVIGCYFYEQAYRGIWETTWIQERCREYHIPCPYQVTQMSRPDLILFLMKYLMALIVGIPSIFWVGSKKTCFEWASFFHGRRKKEIVNESRQVLQEPDFAQSLLRDPNTPIIRKSRGTSTQGTSTHASSTQLAMVDDQRSKAGSVHSKVSSYHGSLHRSRDGRYTPCSYRGMEERLPHGSMSRLTDHSRHSSSHRLNEQSRHSSIRDLSNNPMTHITHGTSMNRVIEEDGTSA
- the Fzd3 gene encoding frizzled-3 isoform X1, which produces MAMSWIVFYLWLLTVFVGHIGGHSLFSCEPITLRMCQDLPYNTTFMPNLLNHYDQQTAALAMEPFHPMVNLDCSRDFRPFLCALYAPICMEYGRVTLPCRRLCQRAYSECSKLMEMFGVPWPEDMECSRFPDCDEPYPRLVDLNLVGDPTEGAPVAVQRDYGFWCPRELKIDPDLGYSFLHVRDCSPPCPNMYFRREELSFARYFIGLISIICLSATLFTFLTFLIDVTRFRYPERPIIFYAVCYMMVSLIFFIGFLLEDRVACNASSPAQYKASTVTQGSHNKACTMLFMVLYFFTMAGSVWWVILTITWFLAAVPKWGSEAIEKKALLFHASAWGIPGTLTIILLAMNKIEGDNISGVCFVGLYDVDALRYFVLAPLCLYVVVGVSLLLAGIISLNRVRIEIPLEKENQDKLVKFMIRIGVFSILYLVPLLVVIGCYFYEQAYRGIWETTWIQERCREYHIPCPYQVTQMSRPDLILFLMKYLMALIVGIPSIFWVGSKKTCFEWASFFHGRRKKEIVNESRQVLQEPDFAQSLLRDPNTPIIRKSRGTSTQGTSTHASSTQLAMVDDQRSKAGSVHSKVSSYHGSLHRSRDGRYTPCSYRGMEERLPHGSMSRLTDHSRHSSSHRLNEQSRHSSIRDLSNNPMTHITHGTSMNRVIEEDGTSA